The following proteins come from a genomic window of Helicobacter canadensis MIT 98-5491:
- a CDS encoding FtsW/RodA/SpoVE family cell cycle protein, giving the protein MVDKPLFFLSISLITISIIFSYSLSSFAILYYDYNEFHFMLRQLIAGILGILLMWGISRCNPDNFVLKFGFILFFGGIFLMFIMHFLPESLATSAGGAKRWIRFPLFSLAPVEFFKIGFIAFLAWSFSRKFSLIETKTLKEEFITFLPYVFVFLIAVYLIAILQNDLGQIVLLGVTLALMMIFAGSSFKLFANLLALASVLFILVIITSAHRIMRIKAWWAGTQDLILSFFPQSIANSLRVENLPEPYQIQHSLNAIANGGIFGEGLGNGLIKLGFLSEVHTDVILAGITEEIGFIGLFVISLIFLAMIYRILRIANRCKNTMYYLFCSGIGIVLGLSFLINAFGISGLIPIKGIAVPFLSYGGSSMLSTSIMIGLVLSIGKKAKIS; this is encoded by the coding sequence ATGGTTGATAAGCCACTCTTTTTTTTAAGCATAAGCCTCATTACTATTAGCATTATCTTTTCCTATTCGCTTTCTTCTTTTGCGATTTTATATTATGATTACAATGAATTTCATTTTATGTTAAGGCAACTGATTGCAGGAATTTTAGGGATTCTTTTGATGTGGGGAATTTCTCGATGCAATCCTGATAATTTTGTTTTAAAATTTGGCTTTATTTTATTTTTTGGCGGAATCTTTTTAATGTTTATTATGCATTTTCTCCCCGAAAGTCTTGCTACAAGCGCTGGAGGAGCGAAACGATGGATTAGATTCCCTCTTTTTTCCTTAGCACCTGTAGAGTTCTTTAAAATTGGCTTTATTGCTTTTTTGGCTTGGAGTTTTTCGCGTAAATTTTCCCTTATTGAAACCAAAACGCTCAAAGAAGAATTTATTACTTTCCTGCCTTATGTATTTGTGTTTTTGATTGCAGTTTATCTGATTGCCATTTTACAAAATGACTTAGGACAAATCGTTCTTCTTGGAGTTACTTTAGCCTTAATGATGATTTTTGCAGGTTCTTCTTTTAAACTCTTTGCAAATCTCTTAGCTCTTGCATCTGTTTTGTTTATTTTGGTAATTATCACAAGTGCTCACCGCATTATGCGTATTAAGGCGTGGTGGGCAGGAACGCAAGATCTCATTTTATCTTTCTTTCCGCAATCCATTGCCAATTCCTTACGCGTTGAAAATCTCCCTGAACCCTATCAAATACAACATTCTCTTAATGCAATTGCTAATGGAGGAATCTTTGGAGAAGGATTAGGAAATGGGCTTATTAAACTTGGTTTTTTAAGCGAAGTGCATACCGATGTCATTTTAGCAGGCATCACAGAAGAAATTGGTTTTATTGGTTTATTTGTTATTAGTCTTATTTTTCTAGCAATGATTTATCGCATCTTAAGAATCGCCAATCGCTGCAAAAACACAATGTATTATTTATTTTGCTCTGGAATTGGAATTGTTTTGGGGCTTTCTTTTCTTATCAACGCCTTTGGAATTTCTGGGTTAATTCCTATTAAAGGAATTGCCGTCCCTTTTTTAAGTTATGGGGGCAGTTCTATGCTCTCAACAAGCATAATGATTGGACTAGTTTTATCCATTGGTAAAAAAGCTAAAATATCCTAA
- the lysA gene encoding diaminopimelate decarboxylase, which yields MKNIPLPNTPTLEGNLDKKLLLQVAKEYQTPLFVYDFDKIEEYFNQFKLAFSGRKSLICYALKANSNLSVIKKLASLESGVDCVSLGEIKRAILAGIPTYKIIYSGVGKQDYEIQEAIKLGILFINIESKEELLKVESIAKTLNTKARISIRVNPDIDPQTHPYISTGLKENKFGIGVEEAKSLYLYAHKSESLEPIGIHFHIGSQITKLQPIAESAQKIAQLLHSLLALKIDIKFFDIGGGLGITYKDETTINPYDYAQSILECLRGLDVTIICEPGRFIMGNSGVFLTQVLYEKISQEKRFVIVNGAMNDLIRPSLYNAYHKITPLNPREGELAPTDIVGPICESGDYLGKNIALPPLKAGDILAILSAGAYGFSMSSNYNTRPRCAEVAISQGKARLIRKRETFEDLIALEKDYL from the coding sequence ATGAAAAACATTCCCCTACCAAATACTCCTACTCTTGAAGGTAATCTAGATAAAAAACTCTTATTGCAAGTAGCAAAAGAATATCAAACCCCTCTTTTTGTTTATGATTTTGATAAAATTGAAGAGTATTTCAATCAATTTAAACTTGCCTTTAGCGGTAGAAAATCATTAATCTGCTATGCCCTAAAAGCAAATTCTAATTTAAGCGTTATTAAAAAACTAGCTTCTTTAGAAAGCGGTGTAGATTGTGTTTCACTAGGAGAAATTAAACGCGCTATTCTAGCTGGAATCCCAACTTATAAAATCATCTATAGCGGAGTTGGCAAACAAGACTATGAAATCCAAGAAGCCATCAAACTTGGAATACTTTTTATTAATATTGAAAGCAAAGAAGAATTACTTAAAGTCGAATCAATCGCAAAAACTCTCAATACAAAGGCTAGAATCTCTATTCGCGTTAATCCCGATATTGATCCACAAACTCACCCCTATATCTCAACAGGGCTCAAAGAAAACAAATTTGGAATTGGAGTTGAAGAGGCAAAAAGTCTCTATCTTTATGCACATAAATCAGAATCTTTAGAACCTATAGGAATTCATTTTCATATAGGTAGCCAAATTACCAAACTCCAACCCATTGCAGAATCAGCACAAAAAATCGCTCAATTACTCCATAGCCTTTTAGCACTTAAGATTGATATTAAATTCTTTGATATTGGAGGAGGTTTAGGAATCACTTACAAAGATGAAACAACCATTAATCCTTATGATTATGCTCAAAGTATTTTAGAATGCTTAAGAGGGCTTGATGTAACCATTATTTGCGAACCTGGTCGTTTTATTATGGGTAATTCTGGGGTTTTCTTAACTCAAGTGCTTTATGAAAAAATATCTCAAGAAAAACGCTTTGTTATTGTAAATGGTGCAATGAATGACTTAATCCGCCCTAGCCTTTATAATGCTTATCACAAAATCACTCCACTTAATCCAAGAGAAGGAGAACTAGCTCCTACAGATATTGTAGGACCTATTTGTGAAAGTGGGGATTATTTAGGTAAAAATATTGCACTACCCCCTTTAAAAGCTGGAGATATACTTGCTATTCTTAGTGCCGGTGCATATGGCTTTAGTATGTCAAGCAACTACAACACACGCCCTAGATGTGCTGAAGTAGCCATTTCACAAGGAAAGGCAAGATTAATTCGCAAAAGAGAAACTTTTGAAGATTTAATCGCACTAGAAAAAGATTATTTATAA